In Plasmodium brasilianum strain Bolivian I chromosome 12, whole genome shotgun sequence, the genomic window ataatttatcgTATGAATGGTTTTCAACAAAAAATGTTGGAGGTATAATGAGAATAGTTGATAGAGGCACTGAAAGTGCTAACAGTTTAATGAATTCTTTATTAATGTATATCATACCAGCAACAATAGAAGGAGTTGTAACATGtgttatatttgtatttaaatataagaatagtCTCTTAGGTAGTGTACTTTTTATCGgtttaacattatatatatatgctacaataaaaataacaaaatggagaaaaaaaattcgaaGTAAAGCAAATAAAATGGATAATGTATATCATGATATAGCACATGATTCTTTGACAAACTATGagaatgtaaaatattttagtaatgaaaattttgaaataaaacgATTTTGTAATGCTTTGTCAAACTATAATAGATATAACCTTAAAATTTTGAACAGTTTAGGTATTTTGAATAGTATTCaacaatttatattaaatagtaCTCTATTCTTTACCTTAttatgtgttatatatatgataataaaagatGGAGCAGATAGTGGAACATTTATAAGTGTTGTTGTATATACATCCAATGTATTTGCCCCGTTAAGTATATTAGGTACTCTCTATGCAAACATAGTAAAATCATTTACAGATATTAGTGACCTTACAGACATTTTGAGAGAAAAAATTGATATGTCTGATGACTCTGGATTAGAACCATTTGCACTGACATCTCATGAGAAGAAGTTTGGTGTGAGTATTCAATTTATTgatgttaattttatttacccTTCTCAACCATTACACATGTCTTTAAAggatattaatatttatatacaaccAGGTACAACATGTGCTATTGTTGGTCATACAGGTTCAGGAAAAACTACCATTTCGAAATTGTTATATCGTTTTTATGATGCAGAAGGAGAAATCAAGATAGGTGGTAGGAATGTATGTGATTATACTAGAAATTCTATTAGAAATGTAATAGGTATAGTACCACAAgatactattttatttaatgaaactataaggtataatattttatatggtaAATTAGATGCAACTGAAGAACAATTAATACAAGCGGTGAAATCTGCACAGTTATATGATTTTATTGAATCACTACCAAAAAAGTGGGAAACACTAGTGGGAGACAAAGGTGTTAAGTTATCAGGAGGAGAAAGACAAAGAATCGCTATTGCTAGATGTTTATTAAAAGATCcaaaaattgttatatttgATGAAGCTACTAGTTCCTTAGATTCAAGAacagaatttttatttcaaaaagcGGTAGAagatttaagaaaaaatagaacattaataattattgcGCATAGACTTAGTACCATTTCTTCATCggaattaattatattattaaataaaggaAGAATTATAGAGAGAGGGACGCATCAATATTTGTTAAAACTCAATGGTGAATATACAGAGATGTGGAACATGCAATCACGATCAAATGATTTATACACAGATAATACTTCTTCAtgtaatgatgaaaataaaagtcTACCACGTACTAAGAAAACAACAAATTCTTCTAAAAATGATTTAATGACTAGCTGTAGATCTGGCAGTGCACAAAATAGTGTCTCAGGTAGTGACGCAAATAACAATTATTTTGATCATAGTAGTAATAAGGGCGTCTGTGGTAGTAGCAGTAAGGACATCTGTGGTAGTAGCGGTAAGGAAATCTGTGGTAGTAGCGGTAAGGAAATCTGTGGTAATAGCAGTAAGGACCTCTgtggtagtagtagtaaaGGAGGAGAAGAGGGTGGAAAAAGTGCCAAGAATAGCAGTAGTACGAGCAGTGTTTTTAAAAGCAGGAGCAGTGCATATAGCGGCCACGGCGCTCATAATATACACAAGATGCAAAACGGCAGAGGTATGCGCAATTACAACCATAGTGCATATGACAGCTACAATGTTAACACGAACAGTAATGAAAATAGTGTGTACCGCGCTGgtaacaaaaaggaaaaggaaaaggataAAGATAGTGATCACAGTGGTGATAGCAGCGGTAATAGCAATGACAATAGCAATGAAAATAGTAATGACaatagtaatgataataacaatgacaataacaataacaatagtaatgataataacaatGACAATAACAATGACaatagtaatgataataacaatGACAATAACAATGACaatagtaatgataataacaatGACAATAACAATGACAATAACAATGACAATAACAATGACAATAACAAtgacaataacaataacaatgaAGGCAACGATAGCTATAATGATAGCTATAACGATAGCTTACGTGGAGATAGCGGTGTTAACAGCGGTAGGAGCGACAACAAGGATATGACTTATGAAGACAAGTATGGCGACAAGATTGACGCCAATAGTGAACATAAGGATAGAGGTAATGACTTTAGAAACAGTAGCACTAGTAGCAACAATGAAAGTAGTAGCAACAATAATATGAACGATAGCCTTAGTGGAAATAATATTGGAtacagtaatatatataacagtaaTTATAGCGCTAAGGATGTAGAGGGTAAGAGTAACCATGGTGAGAATACCATAGACGAGCAGGCGAGAGACAACAATCTTAGCGCCAGTGATCCTATCGGAAATGACATTAGCGGCAATAACATTAGCGGCAATAACATTAACagcagtaacaataacagcagtaacaataacagcagtaacaataacagcagtaacaataacaatatcaataacaattataatacTCGCTATAGCAGCGTAGATGATGATTACGGGTATAACAGCAACAGCAACTATAATGGGAATGATGTCAGATACAACCTGGGGAGTAGTACGAATGATAACAacgttaataataatgatcgAGACGAGGACAATTATTACTGAAACGAAGGGATATAAGTTGGTAGCAATAGTTATACACAtgtgaaaattaaaaaaaaaaaattttattcacaTTGAAATATCATTTACAATAATTGTATACGCAGAGCTGTATTATATTAGTGTCCCCTCAAAAGATGCTGTTTATGGtataattgaaaataaataagtaaagCTGTGAGtgaataattaattaaatggTAAAAATTTGATAGAGAAAATAATAACTCTATATAGGTCAGATATACAAGTAAATATAGTTTGCATATATtcacaaaattttttttttttttttaaattcatttacatttgagttaataataataaattttattaatttcttgGATAAGACACTCTAACAAAgatattaattttcatttgtatgtttttcatattaaattGCACACTTATTTTTGCACAGGAAACATCGTTTCGTATATTCATGCTCGTTAATAAATATTGCTTTAACTCCCGTACACACATACAAAGATGcttacatatgtgtatatatacacacatgcgTAAATACGTACCTGgttaaatacatatttaaacacatatatatgcttatacgTGCACATAAATATGCATGTGCTCGTGTTGGTTAACagcttttaaattatgtttcATGTAAATATACTTGGTCTACTTTTACTCCCAAGTTTTTACATTAATTCATTAATACATCGTCATAGTAGTTTCATAATTTCCATCATTTGgtaaatattaattgttCAATGATGGAACAGTACTTCAACATAAATAGGTGAccataatttcttttttcatactatgtaaaattaattcGTTGTaccattatatatacgtatatatgcatatgtatacatatacatataaatatatatatacatatacatatatatatatatatacatatacatatatatatatatatatatacatatacatatatatatatatatatatacatttgtgcACAATTCAGGCGCctcctaatttttttaagcgtatttctttacatatatatagttattataatgtaattcgtatttattttttcgtccatcatttgaataatttttaaaactcACACATAAGTTTAAAGTGAAGTCATTATGGAATTCgttgaaaaaacaaaaaatatatttatatatatacacttatatttatacatatatataaaaatatatacatacacatgtaaTAACGTCGCTAATTTTAAACCCCTATCGCTTAAATGTATAATTGTTACAATACCAAAGGCTAAatttaaagagaaaaaaaagaagaaaaaaaaagaaaaaataggaaaaaggaatagacacaaaaaataaataaaaaggaaatacaCAAagatattatgtaaaaattagcACCATAAAAGTACATTATAGTGGAGGGATACATGCTTTATACAAGAGGAAGGCATAAATTTTGGagtaatatacatttatgtgtaaatatatatatatatatatatatatatatatatatatatatatatatatatgtatataaacacataGTCATATTTACATGTGTACGTACG contains:
- a CDS encoding multidrug resistance protein 2; amino-acid sequence: MDVSNYEYLRYLGIQNEIKRRKIHKNLTIYHLIDIVILILLFFSCYKFSIKFCYKYEKEIFYNFYKSLIDLFFLNITRIVYTILLLFFYSRISKLNTLENVYVFSRHFTGILALTNCIKMINFHYNVNPDQNFSNNLYLNIARVSIIIYSVLSSIYFYYCQYKLYNVKKRNIIAETELERILLRDIKSKKYKLFNGELRSDILDTDCSTLNNDTIPIDYKNITDFNLSYSKLKNSDEVFKNVKRCRRWYRKKSTQIADNEMCGILYSQVQQSAFIELQESIFQSFHNLSYEWFSTKNVGGIMRIVDRGTESANSLMNSLLMYIIPATIEGVVTCVIFVFKYKNSLLGSVLFIGLTLYIYATIKITKWRKKIRSKANKMDNVYHDIAHDSLTNYENVKYFSNENFEIKRFCNALSNYNRYNLKILNSLGILNSIQQFILNSTLFFTLLCVIYMIIKDGADSGTFISVVVYTSNVFAPLSILGTLYANIVKSFTDISDLTDILREKIDMSDDSGLEPFALTSHEKKFGVSIQFIDVNFIYPSQPLHMSLKDINIYIQPGTTCAIVGHTGSGKTTISKLLYRFYDAEGEIKIGGRNVCDYTRNSIRNVIGIVPQDTILFNETIRYNILYGKLDATEEQLIQAVKSAQLYDFIESLPKKWETLVGDKGVKLSGGERQRIAIARCLLKDPKIVIFDEATSSLDSRTEFLFQKAVEDLRKNRTLIIIAHRLSTISSSELIILLNKGRIIERGTHQYLLKLNGEYTEMWNMQSRSNDLYTDNTSSCNDENKSLPRTKKTTNSSKNDLMTSCRSGSAQNSVSGSDANNNYFDHSSNKGVCGSSSKDICGSSGKEICGSSGKEICGNSSKDLCGSSSKGGEEGGKSAKNSSSTSSVFKSRSSAYSGHGAHNIHKMQNGRGMRNYNHSAYDSYNVNTNSNENSVYRAGNKKEKEKDKDSDHSGDSSGNSNDNSNENSNDNSNDNNNDNNNNNSNDNNNDNNNDNSNDNNNDNNNDNSNDNNNDNNNDNNNDNNNDNNNDNNNNNEGNDSYNDSYNDSLRGDSGVNSGRSDNKDMTYEDKYGDKIDANSEHKDRGNDFRNSSTSSNNESSSNNNMNDSLSGNNIGYSNIYNSNYSAKDVEGKSNHGENTIDEQARDNNLSASDPIGNDISGNNISGNNINSSNNNSSNNNSSNNNSSNNNNINNNYNTRYSSVDDDYGYNSNSNYNGNDVRYNLGSSTNDNNVNNNDRDEDNYY